From Micromonospora nigra, one genomic window encodes:
- a CDS encoding putative inorganic carbon transporter subunit DabA yields MSVALVTGVLAATASAAMCALVVPDPRRAARAAGVLLALAAAAATGLLASVATGAPAVGVLARPEVAGIPFDLGVRVDRFGAVFVLLVSGIAAVVAGYARRYLDGEPGMAGFQSRVAGAAVATLVMATAPSLVQFAAGWVGAGWILVGLIGYHHDQQRVRTAVRRIRRLFLLADVALVAGFALLATATGSADLVAVRVAAADAPAWMLATAGGLLLVAGMVRSAQVPVHGWLPSTLDAPTPVSAFLHAGMVNVAGFLMITFAPVVVAAPVVMTAMLVVGLTTAAAGALFAAVRTDVKGILARSTVAQMGFMLAQCGLGAFGLAAVHLVGHGVYKAYAFLSAGGAVQAQARAAEAPRPVGPAPVQRLVVATAVLISVVVLTELLLGVTAPGLLSAALAGVAGFAALRAALTDRRLPAATATAITGAVLALVAGYLVAGRAATDWMGLPSAVPPVAVAAAAAVLAVVVLLSAPALRRRTVGLWWWAWRDGRLPHRRTAVGRVKRPVLRVAARPASGRPVLVRGDSTAAARAAAAVTIAADQVAATWPLDSFVAVNPLAGLERTPFRRATARLRDLGGVRTHLPAARWRQRLRAGGISETDLVAALAPAVAGIEPVSLGNRSIDAIDLRILVLRHSVHDGPQPSSDLLAAVQRRLAARPVSRSPEARTTAGERTLTDVLDDTLGTRLGETVDDLVTAWCAAHCGRPAAHWPVPGTEEQGCWSRWRQVAAADPAPALLGAVGFAELVEALPVAPEQALAALLRTLGVPPDRWAAYLSRSLLRLPGWAGYARWSQDHPGQRPALAVADLLAVRLTYELALGASTAQRHLQVGPAVALISAMLTTSASEPVGEDAAALARLATVLGVDAATVDALPADALTALHDAVTDLSPQRQAEVWLTAAEHAYRRRLRDRLDHARPRPVPQGAPLAQAVFCIDVRSEGLRRQLEATGPVATYGFAGFFGLPVRTMAAGARRGRDRCPVLMRPVATVDEPPARTEPRRVQQAWRRAFAGAKASPVGAFAFVEVAGLLATTALLLRAAMPRRLTPRAEQAVTTVTGLDAALTLDEQVYYAEATLRTIGLTTDFAPLVLLCGHGATSTNNPYAAALDCGACGGNRGGVSAQLAATMLNNPRVRVALAARGIEIPDHTLVLAAEHDTVTDEVRLLDTAGIPATHQPVVDALADHLSEAGARLRAERAARLPGRPAAARLSARAVDWAQVRPEWALVGNAAFIAAPRELTAGHDLGCRTFLHSYDWSTDPDAAALEAIMTGPLVVAVWINLQYYFSTVDPRRLGAGTKTVHSVLGDGLGVLPGTGGDLCTGLPWQSVGVGGELTHEPLRLLAVVQAPRSLVVTVLDRNPALRQLAGGGWFSLAVRDPRSGEWSELDQDDTWRVTSAPTRSVHSHPNQPQRPQTGGPAHARSTPTIAAKEPTA; encoded by the coding sequence ATGTCCGTCGCACTGGTCACAGGAGTCCTTGCCGCGACCGCGTCCGCAGCGATGTGCGCGCTGGTCGTGCCAGATCCACGGCGCGCTGCCCGCGCCGCCGGGGTGCTGCTCGCGCTCGCCGCCGCGGCGGCCACCGGGCTGCTCGCGAGCGTCGCCACCGGAGCGCCCGCGGTCGGTGTGCTGGCTCGCCCGGAGGTCGCCGGGATACCGTTCGACCTCGGGGTACGGGTCGACCGCTTCGGTGCGGTCTTCGTACTGCTGGTCAGCGGGATCGCCGCCGTGGTCGCCGGCTACGCGCGGCGCTACCTCGACGGTGAGCCGGGAATGGCCGGCTTCCAGTCTCGGGTCGCGGGTGCCGCTGTGGCGACGCTGGTGATGGCCACCGCTCCCAGCCTGGTGCAGTTCGCCGCCGGTTGGGTCGGTGCGGGCTGGATCCTCGTCGGTCTGATCGGTTACCACCATGACCAGCAACGCGTGCGGACCGCGGTCCGGCGCATCCGGCGGCTGTTCCTCCTCGCTGACGTCGCGCTGGTGGCCGGATTCGCCCTGCTGGCGACCGCTACCGGCAGCGCCGACCTGGTCGCCGTGCGGGTCGCCGCCGCCGATGCTCCCGCCTGGATGCTGGCCACCGCCGGCGGACTGCTGCTGGTGGCCGGTATGGTGCGCTCCGCCCAGGTGCCGGTGCACGGCTGGCTGCCGAGCACCCTGGACGCCCCCACGCCGGTCTCGGCCTTCCTGCACGCCGGGATGGTCAACGTGGCGGGTTTCCTGATGATCACGTTCGCGCCGGTGGTCGTGGCCGCGCCGGTGGTGATGACGGCCATGCTGGTGGTGGGGCTGACCACCGCCGCCGCAGGTGCCCTGTTCGCCGCGGTGCGTACCGACGTCAAGGGCATCCTGGCCCGGTCCACCGTGGCCCAGATGGGATTCATGCTCGCCCAGTGCGGGCTGGGCGCCTTCGGGCTGGCCGCCGTGCACCTGGTCGGGCACGGTGTCTACAAGGCCTACGCGTTCCTGTCCGCCGGTGGCGCCGTGCAGGCTCAGGCGCGGGCCGCCGAGGCACCCCGGCCGGTCGGGCCCGCCCCGGTCCAGCGCCTCGTCGTGGCGACCGCCGTCCTGATCTCCGTCGTCGTACTGACCGAGCTGCTGCTCGGCGTCACCGCGCCCGGACTGCTCAGCGCCGCCCTCGCCGGCGTCGCCGGGTTCGCCGCGCTGCGGGCCGCCCTGACCGACCGGCGGCTGCCGGCGGCGACCGCGACGGCGATCACCGGCGCGGTGCTCGCCCTGGTCGCCGGTTACCTGGTCGCGGGCCGGGCAGCCACCGACTGGATGGGCCTGCCCTCGGCGGTGCCGCCGGTGGCGGTCGCCGCCGCGGCGGCGGTCCTGGCGGTCGTCGTGCTGCTGTCCGCGCCCGCCCTGCGCCGCCGGACCGTCGGGCTGTGGTGGTGGGCCTGGCGGGACGGCCGGCTGCCGCACCGCCGGACCGCTGTCGGCAGGGTGAAGCGCCCGGTGCTGAGGGTCGCCGCCCGACCCGCGAGCGGCCGTCCGGTCCTGGTCCGAGGTGACAGCACCGCGGCGGCCCGCGCCGCCGCCGCGGTGACCATCGCCGCCGACCAGGTGGCCGCGACCTGGCCGCTGGACAGCTTCGTGGCGGTCAACCCGTTGGCTGGCCTGGAACGGACGCCGTTCCGGCGGGCCACCGCCCGGCTGCGCGACCTCGGTGGGGTGCGGACCCACCTACCCGCGGCGCGGTGGCGGCAACGACTCCGTGCAGGCGGGATCAGCGAGACGGACCTGGTCGCCGCCCTGGCCCCGGCGGTCGCGGGAATCGAACCCGTGTCCCTCGGCAACCGGTCGATCGACGCCATCGACCTGCGGATACTGGTGCTACGCCACTCGGTGCACGACGGGCCGCAGCCGTCGTCCGACCTTCTCGCAGCGGTGCAGCGTCGCCTCGCCGCCCGGCCCGTCTCCCGGTCCCCGGAAGCCCGGACCACCGCAGGGGAGCGCACGCTGACCGACGTCCTCGACGACACTCTGGGCACCCGCCTCGGCGAGACCGTCGACGACCTGGTGACCGCCTGGTGCGCCGCACACTGCGGTCGCCCGGCCGCCCACTGGCCGGTGCCGGGAACCGAGGAGCAGGGCTGCTGGTCGCGGTGGCGGCAGGTCGCCGCCGCAGACCCGGCCCCGGCGCTGCTCGGCGCCGTCGGCTTCGCCGAACTCGTCGAGGCCCTGCCGGTTGCGCCCGAGCAGGCCCTCGCCGCCCTGCTGCGTACCCTCGGCGTGCCACCCGACCGGTGGGCGGCGTACCTGTCCCGGTCGCTGCTGCGTCTGCCCGGCTGGGCCGGCTATGCCCGCTGGTCACAGGACCACCCGGGACAGCGGCCGGCACTGGCGGTGGCCGATCTGCTCGCGGTGCGCCTCACCTACGAACTCGCCCTCGGCGCGTCCACCGCCCAGCGCCACCTTCAGGTCGGTCCGGCCGTCGCCCTGATCTCGGCGATGCTCACCACATCGGCGTCCGAACCGGTCGGCGAGGACGCCGCCGCCCTCGCCCGGCTGGCGACGGTCCTCGGTGTCGATGCCGCCACCGTGGACGCCCTCCCGGCGGATGCCCTGACGGCACTCCACGACGCGGTGACCGACCTGTCCCCGCAGCGGCAGGCGGAGGTGTGGTTGACGGCTGCGGAGCACGCCTACCGGCGGCGGCTGCGGGACCGCCTCGACCACGCCCGACCGCGCCCGGTCCCGCAGGGGGCTCCGCTGGCTCAGGCGGTCTTCTGCATCGACGTGCGCAGCGAGGGTCTACGCCGCCAGTTGGAGGCGACCGGGCCGGTGGCTACCTACGGCTTCGCCGGCTTCTTCGGCCTGCCGGTACGCACCATGGCCGCCGGTGCGCGCCGGGGTCGGGACCGCTGCCCGGTCCTGATGCGACCCGTCGCCACCGTCGATGAGCCACCGGCCCGTACGGAACCCCGACGCGTGCAGCAGGCCTGGCGAAGGGCGTTCGCCGGGGCGAAGGCGAGTCCGGTCGGTGCGTTCGCCTTCGTGGAGGTCGCCGGCCTGCTCGCCACGACCGCCCTGCTGCTGCGCGCGGCGATGCCCCGCCGGCTCACCCCCCGCGCCGAGCAGGCGGTGACCACGGTGACCGGTCTCGACGCCGCGCTGACCCTCGACGAGCAGGTCTACTACGCCGAGGCGACCCTGCGTACGATCGGTCTCACCACGGACTTCGCACCGCTGGTGCTGCTCTGCGGCCACGGCGCGACCAGCACCAACAACCCGTACGCCGCCGCACTCGACTGCGGCGCGTGCGGCGGCAACCGGGGCGGCGTGAGCGCCCAGCTCGCCGCCACCATGCTCAACAACCCACGGGTACGCGTCGCACTCGCCGCGCGCGGCATCGAGATTCCCGACCACACCCTGGTTCTGGCCGCCGAGCACGACACCGTCACCGACGAGGTGCGCCTGCTCGACACCGCCGGGATCCCGGCCACGCACCAACCGGTTGTCGACGCTCTGGCCGACCACCTCTCGGAGGCGGGCGCCCGGCTGCGCGCCGAGCGTGCCGCCCGGCTGCCCGGCCGCCCCGCCGCCGCCCGGCTGTCCGCCCGCGCTGTCGACTGGGCGCAGGTCCGACCGGAATGGGCGCTCGTCGGCAACGCCGCGTTCATCGCTGCGCCCCGCGAGCTCACCGCCGGCCACGATCTCGGCTGCCGTACGTTCCTGCACTCGTACGACTGGTCGACCGACCCGGACGCCGCCGCTCTGGAGGCGATCATGACCGGGCCGCTGGTGGTCGCCGTATGGATCAACCTGCAGTACTACTTCTCCACGGTCGACCCGCGACGCCTCGGTGCCGGCACCAAGACGGTGCACTCCGTACTCGGCGACGGGCTCGGCGTCCTGCCCGGCACCGGGGGGGACCTGTGCACCGGCCTGCCCTGGCAGTCCGTCGGCGTCGGCGGCGAGCTGACCCACGAGCCACTGCGACTGCTCGCGGTGGTGCAGGCCCCACGGTCCCTGGTGGTCACCGTGTTGGACCGCAACCCCGCCCTGCGTCAACTGGCCGGTGGTGGCTGGTTCTCCCTGGCCGTCCGCGACCCGCGCAGCGGAGAGTGGTCGGAACTGGACCAGGACGACACCTGGCGGGTCACCTCAGCACCGACCCGCTCCGTCCACAGCCACCCGAACCAGCCCCAGCGTCCGCAGACCGGCGGGCCGGCGCACGCCCGATCCACCCCCACCATCGCAGCGAAGGAGCCGACGGCATGA
- a CDS encoding DUF190 domain-containing protein produces MKELGLTRMVKVEVVTRGADSDAVRTLLHASGVSGWTSLTGVSGFGHHGTHAGRLLFNDRAGLVMVIVVLPYDRAAAVVTGLRDILADRPGVMFVSDAWVSRPDYFDTDTDGQPGTTN; encoded by the coding sequence ATGAAAGAGCTGGGACTGACCCGGATGGTCAAGGTCGAGGTCGTGACCCGCGGTGCCGACTCGGATGCCGTCCGCACCCTGCTGCACGCCTCCGGGGTGAGCGGCTGGACCAGTTTGACCGGCGTCTCCGGCTTCGGTCACCACGGCACCCACGCGGGCCGGCTGCTCTTCAACGACCGGGCCGGACTCGTCATGGTCATCGTCGTCCTGCCGTACGACCGGGCTGCCGCGGTGGTCACCGGCCTGCGCGACATCCTCGCCGACCGGCCGGGGGTCATGTTCGTCAGCGACGCGTGGGTCAGCCGACCCGACTACTTCGACACCGACACCGACGGGCAACCCGGTACGACGAACTGA
- a CDS encoding ABC transporter substrate-binding protein has protein sequence MSSTRFRVAGAALVLTLGVLTGCTAGESVDVDDSGQSGASTGGVLTAAISGEPDQLDPHRTSAYHSFQVLENVYDTLVEPDANLEMKPSLATKWTTSDDQLTWTFTLREGVTFSDGSPLTAEDVVYSYNRIITEKLNASYRFATVKSVTAPDPTTVVVTLTAPTPNLLANLGGFKGVAIVEKSNVESGAAKTQPVGSGPFTVASYTSGDSIKLVRNDSYWGTRAKLDGVTFRFVKDPTVALQNLRADEAQWTDNLPPQQVSALREDDGLTVRSVPSSDYWYLALNQARKPYDDVNVRRAIAFALDREAITKAAKFGLATVNQTAIPEDSAYHYDYAPYRRDPAQATQLLNRAGVSDLTMDLMVTSEYPETVTAAQVIAAQLKDVGITVKIRTLDFAQWLDEQGKGNFDSFMLGWLGNIDPDEFYYAQHHSSGTFNFHGYDNPAVDTLLDRARTETDQAARKQQYEQVAKQIVDDASYIYLYNPDVVQGWSKQVTGYEVRTDRAIRFRDVALDR, from the coding sequence ATGTCCAGCACCAGATTCCGGGTAGCCGGCGCCGCGCTCGTCCTGACGCTTGGTGTGCTGACCGGATGCACCGCGGGTGAGAGTGTCGACGTCGATGACAGCGGGCAGTCCGGCGCTTCGACCGGAGGTGTCCTCACCGCCGCCATCAGCGGGGAACCGGACCAGCTCGACCCGCACCGGACCTCCGCCTACCACAGCTTCCAGGTGCTCGAGAACGTCTACGACACCCTCGTCGAGCCGGACGCGAACCTGGAGATGAAGCCGTCGCTGGCGACGAAGTGGACCACCAGCGACGACCAGCTGACGTGGACATTCACCCTCCGCGAGGGGGTCACCTTCTCCGACGGGTCGCCGCTCACCGCCGAGGACGTGGTGTATTCGTACAACCGGATCATCACGGAGAAGCTGAACGCGTCGTACCGGTTCGCCACCGTCAAGTCGGTGACCGCCCCCGACCCCACCACCGTCGTCGTCACGTTGACCGCGCCCACCCCGAACCTGCTCGCCAACCTCGGCGGCTTCAAGGGGGTCGCGATCGTCGAGAAGTCCAACGTGGAGTCGGGCGCGGCGAAGACCCAGCCGGTCGGCAGCGGCCCGTTCACGGTGGCCTCCTACACCTCCGGTGACAGCATCAAACTGGTGCGCAACGACAGCTACTGGGGCACCAGGGCCAAGCTGGACGGGGTGACCTTCAGGTTCGTCAAGGACCCGACGGTGGCGTTGCAGAACCTGCGCGCGGACGAGGCGCAGTGGACCGACAACCTGCCGCCGCAGCAGGTGTCGGCGCTACGGGAGGACGACGGTCTCACCGTCCGCTCGGTGCCGTCGAGCGACTACTGGTATCTCGCACTGAACCAGGCCCGGAAGCCGTACGACGACGTGAACGTGCGCCGGGCGATCGCGTTCGCGCTCGACCGCGAGGCGATCACCAAGGCCGCCAAGTTCGGGCTGGCCACCGTCAACCAGACGGCCATTCCGGAGGACAGCGCCTACCACTACGACTACGCGCCGTACCGTCGGGACCCGGCCCAGGCCACGCAACTGCTCAACCGGGCCGGGGTGAGTGACCTGACCATGGACCTGATGGTCACCAGCGAGTACCCGGAGACGGTCACCGCCGCGCAGGTCATCGCGGCGCAGCTCAAGGACGTCGGCATCACCGTCAAGATCCGTACCCTCGACTTCGCGCAGTGGCTCGACGAGCAGGGCAAGGGGAACTTCGACTCGTTCATGCTCGGCTGGCTGGGCAACATCGACCCCGACGAGTTCTACTACGCCCAGCACCACAGCTCGGGCACGTTCAACTTCCACGGGTACGACAACCCCGCCGTGGACACGCTGCTCGACCGGGCCCGCACCGAGACCGACCAGGCCGCGCGCAAGCAGCAGTACGAGCAGGTGGCCAAGCAGATCGTTGACGACGCCAGCTACATCTACCTGTACAACCCGGACGTGGTCCAGGGCTGGTCGAAGCAGGTCACCGGCTACGAGGTACGCACCGATCGCGCGATCCGCTTCCGCGACGTCGCCCTCGACCGGTGA
- a CDS encoding ABC transporter permease: MTRFVLRRLLQSGVVLLGVTLVVFLLLQLVPGDPVRVALGTRFDPETYEALRSRAGLDRPLPVQYVSYVGHALTGDLGVSFRSGQPVTAIVLQRLPATLSLAVTAVVFALLVAFPLGVLSALRSGSLFDHAARLFSQFGVSVPDFWMGIMGILLFAGVLGWLPPSGYVALTEDPAGWASHVVLPAVTVGLVTASILTRFIRSSVLEVLSEDYVRTAEAKGLRARVVVLRHVLRNALIPVVTVVAVQLASLLGGVIVIEVLFAWPGVGRLTYDAVQARDYPVLQGAILFVAALFLLVNLLVDVLYARLDPRIRVR, translated from the coding sequence GTGACACGCTTCGTCCTGCGGCGGCTGCTCCAGTCCGGCGTCGTGCTGCTCGGCGTGACGCTGGTGGTGTTCCTGCTCCTGCAACTGGTGCCCGGCGACCCGGTACGGGTGGCGCTTGGCACCCGCTTCGACCCGGAGACGTACGAGGCACTGCGGAGCCGGGCCGGGCTGGACCGGCCGCTGCCGGTGCAGTACGTCAGCTACGTCGGGCACGCCCTGACCGGTGACCTCGGGGTGAGCTTCCGCAGCGGCCAGCCGGTCACCGCGATCGTGCTGCAACGGCTGCCCGCGACGCTGTCCCTGGCCGTCACCGCGGTCGTCTTCGCGCTGCTGGTCGCCTTCCCGCTCGGGGTGTTGTCGGCCCTGCGCAGCGGCTCGTTGTTCGACCATGCGGCCCGGCTGTTCAGTCAGTTCGGGGTCTCGGTGCCGGACTTCTGGATGGGCATCATGGGCATCCTGCTCTTCGCGGGGGTGCTCGGCTGGCTGCCGCCGTCGGGCTACGTCGCCCTCACCGAGGATCCCGCCGGCTGGGCCTCCCACGTGGTGCTGCCGGCGGTGACGGTCGGCCTGGTGACCGCCTCGATTCTCACCCGGTTCATCCGTTCCTCCGTGCTGGAGGTGCTCTCCGAGGACTACGTCCGCACCGCCGAGGCGAAGGGCCTGCGGGCCCGGGTGGTGGTGCTGCGGCACGTCCTGCGCAACGCGCTGATCCCGGTGGTCACCGTCGTGGCGGTGCAACTGGCCAGCCTGCTCGGCGGCGTGATCGTGATCGAGGTGCTGTTCGCCTGGCCCGGCGTGGGCCGGCTCACCTACGACGCGGTGCAGGCCCGGGACTATCCGGTGCTGCAGGGCGCGATCCTGTTCGTGGCCGCCCTGTTCCTGCTGGTCAATCTCCTGGTGGACGTCCTCTACGCCCGCCTCGACCCGAGGATCCGGGTTCGATGA
- a CDS encoding ABC transporter permease, producing the protein MSGSGGATSRRALAALGRDPLAVTGSAVLALLVVVGVAGAWLAPSGVNEVNVDQMLQPPGWSHPFGTDELGRDVLSRVLVAARVSLQVGAVSVGIALAVGVPLGLFAGYYRGWLDSVLMRCMDVLFAFPVLLLAVAIVAVLGPGLTTAMIAIGVVYTPIFARVTRAGVLSVREQVFVRAAVATGASDLRIMRRHVLPNIAAPLIVQTSLSLAFAILSEAALSFLGLGVQPPAPAWGRMLYDGRGFVTEAWWLGFFPGLAIFLTVLAFNLVGDALRDVLDPRQLTVSEARRNAG; encoded by the coding sequence ATGAGCGGGTCCGGCGGAGCCACCTCGCGGCGGGCGCTGGCGGCGCTGGGCCGCGACCCGCTGGCCGTGACCGGCAGCGCTGTCCTCGCGTTGCTGGTCGTGGTCGGGGTGGCGGGGGCCTGGCTGGCGCCGTCGGGCGTCAACGAGGTGAACGTCGACCAGATGCTCCAGCCGCCCGGCTGGTCCCATCCCTTCGGCACCGACGAACTCGGCCGGGACGTGCTCAGCAGGGTGCTGGTCGCCGCTCGCGTCTCGCTCCAGGTCGGCGCGGTCAGTGTGGGGATCGCCCTGGCCGTGGGGGTGCCCCTGGGCCTGTTCGCCGGCTACTACCGGGGATGGCTCGACAGCGTGCTCATGCGCTGCATGGACGTGCTGTTCGCATTCCCGGTCCTGCTGCTCGCCGTGGCCATCGTCGCGGTCCTGGGGCCGGGCCTGACCACCGCCATGATCGCGATCGGCGTGGTCTACACCCCGATCTTCGCCCGCGTCACGCGAGCCGGTGTGCTCTCCGTCCGCGAGCAGGTCTTCGTCCGTGCGGCGGTCGCCACGGGCGCGTCCGACCTGCGCATCATGCGCCGGCACGTGCTGCCCAACATCGCGGCGCCGCTGATCGTGCAGACGTCGCTGTCGCTGGCGTTCGCGATCCTGTCCGAGGCCGCGCTGTCGTTCCTCGGCCTCGGGGTCCAGCCTCCGGCGCCGGCGTGGGGCCGGATGCTCTACGACGGGCGTGGATTCGTCACCGAGGCCTGGTGGCTGGGCTTCTTCCCCGGCCTCGCGATCTTCCTCACCGTCCTCGCGTTCAACCTGGTCGGGGACGCGTTGCGGGACGTGCTCGACCCCCGCCAGCTCACCGTCAGCGAGGCGAGGAGGAACGCCGGATGA
- a CDS encoding ABC transporter ATP-binding protein yields the protein MSDEPVLSVEDLTVTIGTRRGPARAVAGVDWSVRAGQTLALVGESGSGKSMSVLAATGLAPRSARVTGQVRLLGTDLVALPRQRRRRMRGRHVGFVFQDPMTSLNPVLTVGRQIGEAGEEHLGLTRRAARSRAVELLELVGIPSAAERVDSYPHELSGGMRQRVVIAMALVCEPDLLIADEPTTALDVTTQAQIVELVADLQRRLGTAVVWITHDLGVVAGTADTVAVMYGGRIVEQGPVDAVFAAPSHPYTAALLAARPDPDAGVSELVTIPGAPPSPLDLPAGCAFWPRCPVRGDARCEHELPPLVAVSTDHHVRTFYPHGSAREDG from the coding sequence ATGAGCGACGAACCCGTCCTGTCCGTCGAGGACCTGACCGTGACGATCGGCACCCGGCGCGGACCGGCCCGTGCGGTCGCCGGCGTCGACTGGTCGGTCCGGGCGGGACAGACCCTCGCCCTGGTCGGCGAGTCGGGCAGCGGCAAGAGCATGAGTGTGCTCGCCGCGACCGGCCTCGCGCCCCGATCCGCCCGGGTCACCGGGCAGGTCCGGCTGCTCGGCACGGACCTCGTCGCGCTGCCGCGCCAGCGGCGTCGGCGGATGCGCGGACGGCACGTCGGGTTCGTCTTCCAGGACCCGATGACCTCGCTGAACCCGGTGCTGACCGTGGGCCGCCAGATCGGCGAGGCCGGCGAGGAGCACCTCGGGCTGACCCGCCGGGCCGCCCGGTCCCGCGCCGTCGAACTGCTCGAACTCGTCGGCATCCCGTCCGCCGCCGAGCGGGTGGACTCCTACCCGCACGAGCTCTCCGGTGGCATGCGCCAGCGGGTGGTGATCGCGATGGCCCTGGTGTGCGAGCCGGACCTGCTGATCGCCGACGAGCCGACGACCGCCCTCGACGTGACCACGCAGGCCCAGATCGTCGAGCTGGTCGCCGACCTGCAACGGCGGCTGGGAACGGCCGTCGTCTGGATCACCCACGATCTCGGCGTCGTCGCCGGCACCGCCGACACGGTGGCGGTCATGTACGGCGGTCGCATCGTCGAACAGGGGCCGGTCGACGCCGTCTTCGCCGCCCCGTCGCACCCGTACACCGCCGCGCTGCTGGCGGCGCGGCCCGACCCGGACGCCGGGGTCTCCGAACTGGTCACGATTCCGGGGGCGCCACCCAGCCCGCTGGACCTGCCCGCCGGCTGCGCCTTCTGGCCCCGCTGTCCCGTTCGCGGCGACGCCCGGTGCGAACACGAGCTGCCGCCGCTGGTCGCGGTCTCCACGGACCACCACGTCCGGACCTTCTACCCACACGGATCCGCCCGGGAGGACGGATGA
- a CDS encoding ABC transporter ATP-binding protein — protein sequence MTTDSAATEPVAELDDLAVWFPTPAGVVRAVDGVSLQVRRGETLGLVGESGSGKSTTGLALLRLVDPTSGRVRVAGQDVTGWSRRRLRRLRRRVAMVFQDPQASLDPRHTVAASIAEPLVVHRLVGGRAARRDRVAELLELVGLRRDLADRHPHELSGGQRQRVGIARALAGEPDLIVLDEPIASLDLSVQAQIMNLLRSLQRDLGLTYLFIAHDLAAVEHMSDQVAVMYLGRIVESGTPAQIWREPAHPYTAALLSAVPVADPRVERSRRRIILAGDIPSPIDPPAGCRFRTRCPQARPDCARTDPVLAEVDPGHRAACLFAGEAVRAMRAEAAG from the coding sequence ATGACCACGGACAGCGCCGCCACCGAGCCGGTGGCAGAACTGGACGACCTGGCGGTGTGGTTCCCGACGCCGGCCGGCGTGGTACGGGCCGTGGACGGCGTGTCCCTCCAGGTGCGCCGCGGCGAGACCCTGGGTCTGGTCGGCGAGTCCGGCAGCGGTAAGTCCACCACCGGCCTGGCGCTGCTGCGGCTGGTCGACCCCACCTCCGGCCGGGTCCGGGTGGCCGGGCAGGACGTGACCGGCTGGTCCCGCCGACGGCTGCGCCGGCTCCGCCGCCGCGTCGCCATGGTGTTCCAGGATCCCCAGGCGTCCCTCGACCCGCGGCACACCGTCGCAGCCAGCATCGCCGAGCCGCTCGTCGTGCACCGGCTCGTCGGGGGGCGGGCCGCCCGCCGCGACCGGGTGGCCGAACTGCTCGAGTTGGTGGGTCTGCGCCGGGATCTCGCCGACCGGCACCCGCACGAACTGTCCGGCGGCCAGCGGCAGCGGGTGGGCATCGCCCGGGCCCTGGCCGGGGAGCCGGACCTGATCGTCCTCGACGAACCGATCGCCTCCCTGGACCTGAGCGTGCAGGCGCAGATCATGAACCTGCTCCGGAGCCTGCAGCGGGACCTCGGGCTCACCTACCTGTTCATCGCCCACGACCTGGCCGCGGTCGAGCACATGAGTGACCAGGTGGCCGTGATGTATCTGGGCCGGATCGTGGAGAGCGGCACACCGGCGCAGATCTGGCGAGAGCCCGCCCACCCCTACACCGCCGCTCTCCTGTCGGCCGTGCCGGTGGCCGATCCGCGGGTCGAGCGGAGCCGCCGGAGGATCATTCTCGCCGGCGACATCCCCAGCCCGATCGATCCGCCTGCTGGCTGCCGGTTCCGGACCCGGTGCCCCCAGGCCCGGCCCGACTGCGCCCGGACCGACCCGGTGCTCGCCGAGGTCGACCCCGGACACCGGGCGGCCTGCCTGTTCGCCGGGGAGGCCGTACGCGCGATGCGGGCAGAGGCCGCCGGATAG